A genomic window from Acidimicrobiales bacterium includes:
- a CDS encoding aminoglycoside phosphotransferase family protein: MTGTPDGDGTPPALLAVAAAGAAAGFDAGGATVLKASASDVVRLPVTGWLAKVAPAGPGAGAARREVAVARALAAAGVPAVRLAPVPGQPIEVAGAVVTVWEDAGVLPGEPDPADLGRLARRLHDATAGDPAIAGLPPLDPLAAAADRLAQAEATAAIPARDVALLWDVHARLAADWAALPPPPRPALAHGDLHPANVFRTAAGPVLADLELSGVGDPAYDLAPSLVAVRRYGRPPAHHEAFAAAYGADVRDHPHVEVLCAVYELWVTAWAVAAAAAGPDLAAEAAVRVATWRGDPTARPWVLS; encoded by the coding sequence GTGACGGGGACGCCGGACGGGGACGGGACGCCGCCCGCGCTCCTCGCCGTGGCCGCCGCCGGGGCCGCCGCCGGCTTCGATGCCGGCGGGGCGACCGTCCTCAAGGCGAGCGCCTCGGACGTCGTCCGCCTCCCGGTGACGGGCTGGCTGGCCAAGGTGGCGCCGGCCGGCCCGGGTGCCGGCGCGGCCCGCCGGGAGGTCGCCGTCGCCCGGGCGCTCGCCGCCGCCGGCGTCCCCGCGGTGCGCCTCGCCCCCGTGCCCGGCCAGCCGATCGAGGTGGCCGGCGCCGTCGTCACGGTGTGGGAGGACGCCGGCGTGCTGCCCGGCGAGCCCGACCCCGCCGACCTCGGCCGCCTCGCCCGCCGTCTCCACGACGCCACCGCCGGCGACCCGGCGATCGCCGGCCTGCCGCCCCTCGACCCGCTGGCCGCGGCCGCCGACCGGCTGGCCCAGGCCGAGGCGACCGCCGCCATCCCGGCCCGGGACGTCGCCTTGCTGTGGGACGTCCACGCCCGCCTGGCCGCCGACTGGGCCGCCCTGCCGCCGCCGCCGAGGCCGGCGCTGGCCCACGGCGACCTCCACCCCGCCAACGTCTTCCGCACCGCGGCCGGGCCGGTCCTCGCCGACCTCGAGCTCTCCGGCGTCGGCGACCCCGCCTACGACCTGGCGCCCTCGCTCGTCGCCGTCCGCCGCTACGGCCGCCCGCCGGCCCACCACGAGGCGTTCGCGGCGGCCTACGGCGCCGACGTCCGCGACCACCCCCACGTCGAGGTCCTCTGCGCCGTCTACGAGCTGTGGGTGACGGCCTGGGCCGTCGCCGCCGCGGCCGCCGGCCCCGACCTCGCGGCGGAGGCCGCCGTGCGGGTGGCGACGTGGCGGGGCGACCCGACCGCCCGCCCCTGGGTGCTGTCCTGA
- a CDS encoding amidohydrolase family protein, producing MAGPEGGLGPAGRQRRRLLLTLVFGGANAAILSKLPRRSTASAPVAASRPTTTSTTAAGEARSYVRPEPPREPPALEGAQAQTADHTFDLVLKGGRVMDPASGFDAVADVGIDGGTVTLISVDQPLTGAFAVDAANQVVAPGFIDFLSYEPNEYGIWFKVADGVTTNLGMHGLNLRAADFFATYSGRSPCHFGGAFDDPYTRGLLGVGADDPASPEAIAELARLAEEDIRNGYLGIDLEPEYTPGVDANEILALGQVGARLNVPLTFHGRYSDMSPPGTNVDTLNEILGTARQTGCAVHVEHIISTGGTFSMAESLATLAAAQREGVDVTACMYPYDFWATYLGSHRFDDGWQERFRISYEDLEIAGTGERLTEATFQQYRAENLLAVAYAIPEEDVRTCLGSPFVMLGSDAICEPDNNNHPRAAGTFARTLGKYVRDEGVLDLMDALAKMTILPARRLEGQAPDLRRKGRLQIGADADLTIFDPATVADRSTVQAPATESAGISWVLVSGQVVKDPDGVKRDALPGQPVKADVSDRA from the coding sequence GTGGCTGGTCCCGAGGGCGGCCTCGGTCCCGCCGGCCGGCAACGCCGCAGGCTGCTCCTGACCCTCGTGTTCGGCGGCGCCAACGCCGCCATCCTCTCGAAGCTGCCCCGCCGGTCGACGGCGTCGGCGCCCGTCGCCGCGTCCCGGCCCACGACCACGTCGACCACGGCCGCCGGCGAGGCCCGCTCCTACGTGCGGCCCGAGCCGCCGCGCGAGCCGCCCGCCCTCGAGGGGGCGCAGGCCCAGACGGCCGACCACACCTTCGACCTCGTCCTGAAGGGCGGGCGGGTGATGGACCCGGCGAGCGGGTTCGACGCCGTCGCCGACGTCGGCATCGACGGCGGCACCGTCACCCTGATCTCGGTCGACCAGCCCCTCACCGGCGCCTTCGCCGTCGACGCCGCCAACCAGGTCGTCGCCCCCGGGTTCATCGACTTCCTGTCCTACGAGCCCAACGAGTACGGCATCTGGTTCAAGGTGGCCGACGGGGTGACCACCAACCTCGGCATGCACGGGCTGAACCTCCGGGCCGCCGACTTCTTCGCCACCTACTCGGGCCGCTCGCCGTGCCACTTCGGCGGCGCCTTCGACGACCCGTACACAAGGGGGCTGCTCGGCGTGGGCGCCGACGACCCGGCGTCGCCCGAGGCCATCGCCGAGCTGGCCCGGCTGGCAGAGGAGGACATCCGCAACGGCTACCTCGGCATCGACCTCGAGCCCGAGTACACGCCCGGGGTGGACGCCAACGAGATCCTCGCCCTCGGCCAGGTCGGCGCCCGCCTGAACGTGCCGCTCACGTTCCACGGCCGGTACTCGGACATGTCGCCGCCGGGCACCAACGTCGACACCCTGAACGAGATCCTCGGGACGGCCCGCCAGACCGGGTGCGCGGTCCACGTCGAGCACATCATCAGCACGGGCGGCACGTTCTCGATGGCGGAGTCGCTCGCCACCCTCGCCGCCGCCCAGCGGGAGGGCGTCGACGTGACCGCCTGCATGTACCCCTACGACTTCTGGGCCACCTACCTCGGCTCCCACCGCTTCGACGACGGCTGGCAGGAGCGGTTCCGCATCTCCTACGAGGACCTGGAGATCGCCGGCACCGGCGAGCGGCTGACCGAGGCGACATTCCAGCAGTACCGGGCCGAGAACCTGCTGGCCGTCGCCTACGCCATCCCCGAGGAGGACGTGCGCACCTGCCTCGGGTCGCCGTTCGTGATGCTCGGCAGCGACGCCATCTGCGAGCCGGACAACAACAACCACCCCCGGGCCGCCGGGACCTTCGCCCGGACGCTCGGGAAGTACGTGCGGGACGAGGGCGTGCTCGACCTGATGGACGCCCTCGCCAAGATGACGATCCTGCCCGCCCGCCGGCTGGAGGGCCAGGCGCCCGACCTGCGGCGGAAGGGCCGGCTCCAGATCGGCGCCGACGCCGACCTCACGATCTTCGACCCGGCCACCGTGGCCGACCGGTCCACCGTGCAGGCGCCGGCCACCGAGTCGGCCGGCATCTCGTGGGTGCTGGTGTCGGGCCAGGTGGTGAAGGACCCCGACGGCGTGAAGCGCGACGCCCTCCCCGGCCAGCCGGTCAAGGCCGACGTGAGCGACCGGGCCTAG